The genomic segment GCGCCCGCAGACGTGCGCGCCCGCGCTTGGAAATGCGCGTTTTGCCCACGTGTTTCCCGGAACGGTTTTCGACGATGTTCAGCCCGGCCAGCTTGCGAATTTGCCGCCAGTCGCGGTATTGGCGCAAGTCACCCGTCTCGGCCAGAAACCCCGCCACCGTCATTTCGCTGACGCCGGGAATGCTCAGCATTTCCATAGCCCCGGGAATGCGCTTGAGGAGCTCTGCGATTGCCTGCTCAATCTCCTCAAGCTGCTGGCGAAGGAGGTCGTATTCCTGCAGCCAGCAGCGAAGCGAAAGGCGCGCGGCATGCAGGTCTTGGGTCAGACCGATGGAACGCTCGGCGCTTGCGCGCAAGGAACGAGCGCGCGAAAGTCCCACGGCCCGCTGTACCCCGTGTTCTCGCCACAGGCGAACCAGCTCCTCGGGCG from the Calditerricola satsumensis genome contains:
- a CDS encoding transposase, with translation MSLRLFPLPQDVCAYTPEELVRLWREHGVQRAVGLSRARSLRASAERSIGLTQDLHAARLSLRCWLQEYDLLRQQLEEIEQAIAELLKRIPGAMEMLSIPGVSEMTVAGFLAETGDLRQYRDWRQIRKLAGLNIVENRSGKHVGKTRISKRGRARLRA